AAATCCAATGACACATCCAATTACACAAGGTTGAAGCTGAatcaaatgcacactgcaagatacactccttcacctttggttatggatgaaattcagaaatttaTGCAAGCCACTTTTGGTCAATCTACTGCTATCTCTGCTCCAAGCTCTTCCTCTACAAATATTCAAGCACTCAAGGATCAAGTAGCTTCTTTGGAAACCTCCAATGCTTCTCTCAACACTCAAGTTcaagccttgacttctctagtcaagagcCAATAGACATACATTCGGACCCTGGTGAATTCTCACAAGCATATTCAAATGAAAAACTCGGTtactttgggagccatcatgagCAAGCTAAACATCCCTCTACCATCACTTCCAGAACAGGTAAGGCCTGAAATttctactccccttctcatgccttccaaaaagactaagggggagatagaagctaggcTAGCACAATCCAGATCATCTCAACAAGTCCAGGGTGCTAAAAAGAATTTAAATCAAGAAGTAtatcttgacatggagagacttattagggctgctgaaggaccaagtctgagcaaagaatttgatgaattgctcaaggccCTAAAAGCTTCCCTCAATGATAATCACGTCTCATACAAAAAGACCCTGGACAAGATAATAAATTTCTTAAGGGTGGTTATGGTgaatcaagacaattttcttcaAAAGAGGATTGTGGTCAATATAAATGACTCAGagatagacagatgtatgcaggtgttcCTCAATTATCctgtctcaaggagggcatccGAGTTGGACATTATGATCAACAAAGTCAAATTTCTAACTCATGAAGATACCATGATgctaactgaattgaagaatgcacaagtggctgcttttcctgaagcataccTACATCCAAGCAAGGGTATAGCATACATTTGTCCAAACACCagaaacttcaaacattttcaaatcCGTAAACAAcgtgtcatggccaacaagaagcttatcatgatttTGGAAACTAACCTTAAATCAAAGAAGAACAAGAATAATGATGATGTAGAGATGATAAGGCTGTTGGGGAGATACTTGAGTGTTGCTGAAGCAaacttgcctaaaactcaaatcaacaaggataatttggatgatgatgagcaaaagaaagatgatcaaaatacttctggctcaaatccaagtcaatccattAAGCCATCTGGCAGTAAGGATGgtgagaagaagaaggaggatgataagaaaaatgatgagaagaagagagctAATGAGAGAAGGAGTAAAAGAAGACATGATGGTTCAGAACCTCagcaaaccctaaaaatccaaacacaacttGCTCAAACCTCAACTCAACccacaacatcaactatctcaaacatcaaacctcCTCAAAGCCAAAATTTATGTACAAACAAACAACTATCTCCTTCcaaaaaattccaatcaccacaagccaaacaaatctcaagaaaatcacaaccttACCTTTAGCTAAGCCTTCACTAAAAGTCAACCTAAAATCTGTTGTGAGAAAAACTAAGAAAGTCAAGTCTACTGAAAAATTTGAAGTCACTGAAAGGcccatctggaactgtttcaagcaatccGACTtcctacctttaaattggtgcatctcagatgaagatcattttcaacaacttgcttagaaaatagtcagagtctgagttgtatctcttagggaagttagaattttctacgaagatggttccttcacctttcttggcagtgatctaatggattctctctctcccacagaaattaagagaataataagcttgctaaaggacaaggatactgccaCAAGGGCATGAAGATCAGTTATAgctgagtggttgattgaaagggaagaaacaagaaaaagaaataaGGCTGAATCTGAAGAAAGAGTGAGGAAGTATAATGAAGAAATTGAGATattcataaaaagatcagaagagcttaaggccaaaggaatgagtataatctctaaggatgggaaatttctaaacatcaaagctagtggattctcaagatttaggattgatttactggacagtggttatccaaaggttGCAAGATAAAAaattgtagaagctctaagtggaacacctattatagaagaactggaaatttttgatcacttgaaggatgttTTTAGGGAAAAAGCAGatacaaaaactgtctttacttgatacttgtaaccattgaactttgtaaatctcatgttgtataaatgttgtaattctatcaagctttatgtatTGATTTCactttcaatatttttttaaacttgggttagtcttgttaacaggcatgaatttgtgttaagcaatcttctcacaaattggaggagattgttgtgcaagacatgcctgtactttaagaagactaagtcaaattgacaaccctaagtaagttgtattttaatcttagtttgcatttgtacttgtgACATTtgaagtctgtaaaaatgtaaaagagcaaacgggagtctttttgtttaaacagtatcaagcctaaggattctatcttgaagaagatcaagaaggtcatgcctcaaaagaaatttgaagaagcttggagttgaataaatatgtttggataaaaatattataagtcaaagatctctataagtcacagatttagtgttatagagaagtcactcgaaaactccaaatgacttattgagaattcagaaaagcttatagagaactcactgagatatcgacaagccaaattgaagacatgaagattggagatatcgacaagtcatttcttcaatagagaactcggagttatcgataagtcaacattcattagagaactttgagttatcgataagtcaaattccactagagaactcagagatatcgataagccaaaattcactaagagaactttgagttatcgacaagtcaaatttgactagagaattctgagttatcgataagtcaaaaagccactagagaactcagagatatcgataagtcaaagtgaagatatgaacactagagatctctacaagccaaattctcttatagagaactcagagacctctacaagtcaaatttactatggagtattagagatctcgataagccaatatacttatcgagatgtcaagttctctatagaccaaagaagttctcgaggtaaaatctcaaagtataaaattatagaccagttcaatatccaagatctacaataaaaaaataattcaaacagctggattgacaagtctacaaaaagcagcttgaaggatgtgcaagatcaatggtgaagattaattgataaaggaagatcaaagtaaacacaggatgGTAAGATATGCTaggccagaaatggaagatacacttttcctaaaatggaaatgacaagtggcAGTTTACTAAACTTAATAGCATGTATTATTGTACACTATGTAAACCAGcaattaactaaattataaagttaacactggtcctttagttagtaataataatttagacagaaaatcttgtaacactctcaaggagaagttaagctctttatcaacaaagagcctaaaaatattgtagcaagacattcttaattttaatataaaactatgtgagttttgaaaagatctgtgttatttattattgcatgtttaatttatgcagtaacacatttcattacaagattcaatttactttgttcaaccggaaaaataatttaagaaaagcataaaaacagcaaaacacatttacccccctctgtgtgttattcatttcctaacactCTCACTTCGTTTTAACTTCTACCTCTTCCTATTCTCATTcttatatattttctttttctaaTCTCATCAATTTCTTCATTGTTTCGATACACTCTCTCAAattttattctctttctcttaACCCTCTACTTTTTCTCTCACCATGGCTCGTTAATCAACCCACTTTACTCGATCAAGATCCGCCGCTTATCAAACCCCAACCGCTGGGGCCTCGGGCTCCAAGCGTCATCGTGTTGGTATACTTGAATCAGAAGCTTCCAGCGGAGCGTCTCACGACTCGTTTGAATGTCATGCAAAAGCAAGCGGTTCCAAAGTTTTGTCCAAGCCGATTTTAAAAGTTAGACTCTGTGATCTCGAACTCCTCAATAGGGTTGGAGTTTCGTCTTTATTTGAAGTCGTCGGATGTGTTTCATTGATGTCGCCCTCAGAGATAATTTACCCTGAGTTAGTCAAGGAGTTCTACGCGAATTTTATGCTTCTATCAGACAACATTGTCTTCTCCTCGGTTCAAGGGAGTCCGGTGTGTTTCAAGGCCGATTTACTTGCAAAGTTTACCGGTGTTTCGGATCAAGGTCCCTGTCCATTCATGACTCACCAAGCTTTTAAAGAGATTCCAAGCCTTGAGTATGAGGAACAACTTAAGGCAATCCTCGGTGATAATTTTGTCTCAGTCTCCGTTAAACCCTTGGTAAATGATTTGACCACTGTCTCTTTGTTGTTGTTTAGATTATTTCATTCTAATGTCCTTCCCCGCAAAAGTGGTCGCGATAGAGTAACCTTTCAGGACTCTATTCTTTTATATGTGTTTGTTAAGAAAATTCCCTGTGGTTTGGCTTCTTTAATCATTTCAAATATGAGTCATTGTGCTAAGCACGAGTCTATGCACTTACCTTATCCCGATTTGTTATCTTGTATCTTTGAGTATTTTAGAGTATTGACCCTAACTATTGCTTCTGATAAGATTTCGATTGTGTTCGATTTATCTGTTTTGACTTTGAATGGTATCATAGTTTCTGAGTCTAATGAGTTAATGTTTGATGAAACCCAAAAGAATTGTGGTGGTCTTCCTAAATCACCGAATTATGCGTCAAACCCTTTTGATCAGAACATAAATATTTTGTTAAATTCTCTCTTAGCCAAACTCAATGAGAACTCTAAAGCCTTAGCGTCCATGAACCAACATTTCGCGTCTATAGAGTCTATTGCTTCTTTGACTTCTCAGGTGAGTATAATGTGAGCATCATACGAACTGTTTGACAAACATGTATGTCAGTCTCTTGATGGTATAAATGCCAAGCTTTCTGTTCTATATGCTCATGAAAAAAGAACTGCTAAGACCATTGACTTTGAGTTCGGTTCGTTACAAGAAGGTATGGTTTCAACAGCAAAAGCCTGGGAGAAGGAGTTTGTGAAACTGTTTTTCCAACTCGGTTCAGAAACAAAGTTTTATCACAACAGTTATCAGCTATGCAGGATAGGGCCAAGATGTATTGACATACGAAGAAGGATTGGATTGGTGATTGCACCCTAGAGGAGATTACAGCGCCTCTTCCACTTCCAGCAGTTCCGCCCCATCTATGTTTGGTATGACCAGAGAGGAGTATAAGTCGAAGATTTTCGAATGGATGAAGGAAAGAGATGGCAAAACACCTGATCATGATAACTTTGAGAAGCTATTTTATGAATATGGGAAAGCTCCGGTGTATCCTCAGTCCAAGGACAATCCCTCAGGTTGAGGCAATGGCAAGGGCAAGACTCAAGTGGATCTTTCATCTTCTGATGATTCTAATTGAAGAccccttttatgatgaagggGGAGATATTTTTAATGTTTGTCTCATTTGGTGTCTCATTTGGTTTTAAGACTATGTTTATATTGTTGCTGTTTGAACTTGGTTTTTGGATGGTTTTATGTGTTTAACTGATATGTGTTGGATGATTTGGTTTTTGTGATGTATTTAGATAGCAACTGAACATCCTGGTTTATGGATGGGTTATTATGCTAAGTGATTAAATATTTGAGACTGTTTCATTTATATATATGTTGTCTCATTCATATATTTGTTGTACACATATATAATAAAACTGCAATATATTCTGCTGTTACTAACTTTCTTTTACAGATCTTAAGTATTTTTTATAGGGGGAGCATTTATGTTCTCTTTGTCATCATtataaaaagggggagaatgttgcAATACAAGGATTTACAATGATAAGCTTTTCCCAGCAACATAATGAAAATAACAGTATGAAAGCATCTGAGATCATAGTATTGCATATCAAACTTTCCAGGAATGCAAGTTAGGTTTGTTAGGATTTATGTAAATCATGTTTTGACTGGATACATATCTTTCTATCTTATCTCAAACAAACCATATCCTATAAACCTTGTTTAAAACATTCAAGACTTATATTTACTTGGTTTATCTCTCTCAACAAATTAACAGATTATCCTTTCAAAGATTTTTTCAAATTGTTTTCAAACAAACTAGTTTTCAACATTATCTTGTCCGGTTGTTTGAACAACAAATCTGTTAGTAATTGTGTCTATATAAACAACTCATGATTTTAGATTTGCAACTAATGCTTTCACACTATAATCTTCATCTGAAACATCATTCTTGTTCTCTATTCACTCGTTCTAATATCCAGTCGAACAAGatctagtttgagttgtaattcATATTCTTTACATTATAAttgtgtattcatatcaacttgtGTCGGGTTGTGACaaggcttgatttcaaaggatagCAAAGGTAGTCAGATGACTAAGGTTTAAAAAGTGTGCTAGGTAGCAAGGTTTGCTAGGGAAAGAGTTTCTTTCGGTGCTATTCATTTGTAATCAAGAAAAagattgtaagttcttttattgaagttgatataatacattctctatgctagttgacATACGAACTTGGATGTAGGTCATAAACTAGGATTAAGAGTCGAACCAAGTGAAAATTTCTGGTATTTTTATATTGTTCAATTTTCATATTACTGTATTTATATTTCAGCATTTTACATTCTGCACTTAATGGAGACTATCTAATTACCTGTCCCATTCGTAAAGGGTCTGTCCCATTTACaaaagagactgtcccatttacCATATATGTtagatatttatttatttcgttTGGGCCTTTCGAATTTCAAATATGCCCACTGTTTAGTTATACGTAGGAGGTGTAACATGTTCATCGACTAGCACAATGAATTACAAGAACTCAAAATGAGATCACGGTGATCCTCTGTATTGCCGAAAATATGCCAGAATAAGTAATAGCATTTTCAAGATTGGCTCTTAACTTAAAATTTGAGGAGGGTTGAGTAGTGTATTCAATTTATATTTGAAAGATTTTACCGAACTGATAATAATCGATAAGATTGTACTGTGTTGATTTTATTCGATAAAAAGTAGAGCTTgacagatttatttatttttgtactAAATAGAGCTTGATACATTTGGTGTGAACTTCCTAGCTGTGTAGAGTTTGGCTGATTTTAGAAAACTTCTATAAAATCTAGAACAAATTGGGTGTGACCCGATACGCAAATTTACTATTTGTGTTTGTTTTTCAGCTCTGTTCTGAAAATCACTGATTTTACCGAATCACtcgattaattatttcaatataCTCTGTTGATTCAATTTTATAATCTGATTAATCACCGCACTTTTTtcttaaaattaaatatttagtttaataaattaattattgttatattttattaaatacaTTCGATCAATGCTCTGATTAATCACCGATTATCCGATTATTCACTCATAGGTTACTCTACCGAATAATGTCAATTTTTGCTTTTTAGAACAATGCTTTTTAGTAGTTGATACAAATTTTTGGTATATATTTGTATTTGAAATCGTGTCATGTTCGTGTTTGATATCGTATCGTTTTTATATTTACTTACATCATATACGAAACATGACGTTATACGATATAAAATTACATGAACCGAATGATTTGTCAGGTGTAAGAGGGTGTATAAAATTGGAAAAATATAGTAGTAATAATAAATTAATAGAAAGGTCAAAGGAAATACTTTGAAGTAAAAAACTGGAGCTTATATTGAGTGGACTTTAAATTTTAGTAAGTGTTTGCCTAAAACCAGGGAGCCCAATTTTGCAGCCCAAAAATATCTAATCTGCTTTCAACCACAAGACTTGGGCCTGCAAAAAAACTGTTAAAACTTAAACGCACACCCATGACACTCTGTGTGCGCGTGCGAGATTGTACTGTACTTTACACACATCAGACCAGGGTTTAAGCACAGAGAAGCAGCTGCACTTGACTTGTGAGATTATGTTGTGATTCTTTAAATCAGTCGAAAAAATCCAATATTTCAGGTTTTATTATCTGGGTCTTATTTGTTTTTTCATTTCCATGGCTTCTTCAATGTTAATTGGTGCTGAAAATCTTGCTCTTTACAATAAAAGTCCAGTTTCCCCAAATGGGTTGGGTTTCATTAGGTCTGATTTACATGGAAAAGCCCATTTCCCCAAGATTTCTCTGGTTTCTTGTGGTAAAAATCCAATCTTTAAGAACAAGAATTTGGTGATCCAGTGTAATGTTTCAGCCTCAAGGCCTGCTTCACAACCAAGATTTATTCAGCATAAAAAAGAGGCTTTTTGGTTTTACAGGTTCTTGTCGATTGTGTATGATCATGTTATAAATCCTGGACATTGGACTGAGGATATGAGAGAGGATGCACTTGAACCAGCTGATTTGAATGACAGGAATTTGATTGTGGTTGATGTTGGGGGTGGTACGGGGTTTACGACATTGGGTATTGTGAAAAATGTGGATGCGAAGAATGTGACTATTCTTGATCAGTCTCCTCATCAGCTTGCCAAAGCTAGGGAAAAGAAGCCGTTGAAGGAGTGCAAGATAATTGAAGGCGATGCGGAGGATTTgccttttgaaactgattatgcTGATAGATATGTTTCTGCAGGGAGGTATAGTATGCAAACTAATTTATATTGTTGTTTTGTATATGTTATTTTGATGATCTCGTTTTGGGGCGATGATATATTACGGGGTGTTGATGTTTGGTTTTTCATTCCTACAATATAACCGTTAACAAACACTAAGATAGCGAATAGCATTCTCATTCCTATTAATTAGGATGAAGACCTTAAATCGAAGGACACCCTAGTGATCTTTAGTATACAAGTCTATGAGCACTAGCTAGATGTCACCGGTATTAATATCGTTTGAGAGACGTCAATGTCATACTTATATTTGTTAGGTAACCAACACATTTAAAATCTTAAAGTGTTGGAAGTAGACCCAATTTGGATCGTATACCATATCGAATGATTGTATACACATAACCAGACAAAGAAATGTTAAACATACATGAGTGGAAGGACTTGAATATGAGACTCTTCCTTCAACCGAGCTCTGATAACATGTTGAGTAATTAACTCATCTTAAAGTGTTAGAGGAAAATCCCAATTGGATCTTAAACCATTTAATAATATTCATGGCATGTTGTATGTTTATCGTTTTCTAGAACATTATAAGTTACTTTCTTAGTTCCTGGCTTATTGTTAGAGCAAGTCCAGTGCTAGATGCAAAATAGCTATAGATGTTGCTATAATCGAACCAATTTTTTTGGTGCCCAAAATAAAAGTTGCACCCCAATGCTAGTTTCATTATTAGTTTCAAATTTAGATAATTCTTCTAACTTTTACCTAATTCAGTATGCTTTTGGTATTTAGCCATGTAAAATGCAATAATTGTTTAACTATTCCCCTCCATTTCTAGTGCTTTTAATTATAGAACCAAGAATGCATTTATGCATATTTGCGTTTAAATATGAACTCCCTTTAGAGTTGAGTTTTTTTTTGCTTTTGATGCTATAATATAACAGTAGAACCAAGTGTAGCATTGCATTGGACATGCTCTTACACATCTATCTTCCTTGTTTGAACTTTTACAAATTTAATCATTTGAAGAGGTATGATCTTACACATCCATCTTTCTTGTTTGAACTTTTACAGACATGATCTTCAAGAGTCAATAAGATTGAAACAAGTATCTAAATTGGTCCTTTTCAGGATTTACAACCTGTTCATTCAATTATCAAGAACACCAATATTGTTAGATCCCTCTATATATTCCAATTGAAATGCCTGGAATACCTGTGAAATGACTCTGTGTGTTACCTAATAATAAATCATTTTTCGGACCAATGAGTATGCAATAACTCTATGTATACTGTATAGTCTGTGATTGGTAAATGTGCCATTACTATAACTTGCTACTTTTGAAAGTCAAAAGAGAAGTTTTATGATACCATGGCTTATGCTATTACATTTCTGTGATCTTCTCAGTATTGAGTACTGGCCAGATCCACAACGTGGAATTAAGGAAGCATACAGGGTTCTGAAGATAGGAGGGAAAGCTTGCTTGATTGGACCTGTCTACCCAACTTTTTGGTTGTCTCGTTTTTTCGCAGATGCGTGGATGCTATTCCCGACAGAGGAAGAATACATTGAGTGGTTTGAGAAGGCAGGATTCAAGAATGTACAGCTAAAACGAATCGGCCCAAAATGGTACCGTGGGGTTCGTAGACATGGTCTGATAATGGGATGCTCTGTCACTGGTGTAAAACCTGCATCAGGCGATTCACCTTTGCAGGTTAGATCTTTTACTCTTCGATTTGTTAACCTTTTATATTTGTTGCATCTATCTATGTCATTTTTATCAATATTTTTGGTCTCCGCCGATATGAatatttcttcttcacaaagaaCATTCAACTTCGACTTGCAACATCATCTTTGATACTCTTTGTCGTGTCTTGGTGATAGTACTTGCACTGAAGTTTTTACAATGTCCATTAAATTTATAACCACAATGTGACCCAATCCTAGATATGTTTTCCTTAGTTGATCTGTTTTCTTTTCTCTGCTTTGCGCTTACACTTTCCGCGATAACTATATTTTGCAGATGGGTCCTAAGGTAGAGGATGTAAGTAAACCAGCACATCCAGTTGTTTTTCTCATACGCTTCATCCTTGGGGCCTTGGCAGGAACTTATTATGTAATTGTTCCAGTCTACATGTGGCTTAAAGATCAGGTTGTTCCAAAGGGTGAACCAATATGAGCATCTAAGTTGGGGTGGGTATGAGTCGTAATTCCAGACTTCCGGTTTCCCTTGTAGCCGCCAAAGTTGCTTGTATACCTATCTCAGTTTTAAATTAATGCAGGACTTGTTCGATTTCTGTTTTAGTATTCTTGATTGCAGAGAACTGTACTCAAGGGAATTCTATCAAATAGCTGAACAAACTTGTTCTTTCAGTTGCATCATACCGTGAAGTACAGAGC
This sequence is a window from Apium graveolens cultivar Ventura chromosome 9, ASM990537v1, whole genome shotgun sequence. Protein-coding genes within it:
- the LOC141683289 gene encoding 2-methyl-6-phytyl-1,4-hydroquinone methyltransferase, chloroplastic-like codes for the protein MASSMLIGAENLALYNKSPVSPNGLGFIRSDLHGKAHFPKISLVSCGKNPIFKNKNLVIQCNVSASRPASQPRFIQHKKEAFWFYRFLSIVYDHVINPGHWTEDMREDALEPADLNDRNLIVVDVGGGTGFTTLGIVKNVDAKNVTILDQSPHQLAKAREKKPLKECKIIEGDAEDLPFETDYADRYVSAGSIEYWPDPQRGIKEAYRVLKIGGKACLIGPVYPTFWLSRFFADAWMLFPTEEEYIEWFEKAGFKNVQLKRIGPKWYRGVRRHGLIMGCSVTGVKPASGDSPLQMGPKVEDVSKPAHPVVFLIRFILGALAGTYYVIVPVYMWLKDQVVPKGEPI